Within Epilithonimonas zeae, the genomic segment AAATTAACGACAACCGTTCTGTATACTTTGACAGATGATAATGCTTTGGAAATTTCTTACGAAGCGGAAACCGATAAACCGACTGTGGTGAATTTGACTCAGCATTCGTATTTCAATCTTTCAGGGAATTTCTCAAAAACCATTCTTGACCACGAATTGCAGATTAATGCGGATAAATTTACACCAGTTAATGAAACTCTAATTCCTACAGGTGAGCAAAAAGCGGTGAAGGGAAGTGTATTCGATTTCACAGCTTCAAAAGCAATTGGAAAAGATATCAATGCAGATGACGACCAACTGAAAAAAGGAAAAGGCTACGACCACAACTGGATTCTGAACGGAAGCGGATTGAGAAGCATTGCCAAAGTTTATCATCCTGAATCAGGAAGAGTAATGGAAGTTTTGACCGATGAACCGGGCGTTCAGTTCTATTCCGGAAACTTTTTGGATGGAAAATTTGATACAAAGACTGGCGGAAAAAATGAATTCAGAACAGGCTTTTGTTTAGAAACACAACATTTTCCGGATTCTCCAAACCAGGCTTCTTTCCCTTCTACAGAACTGAAGCCGGGACAAAAATACCAGTCGAAAACAATTTACAAATTCTCAGTTAAAAAATAAAGTATGGGAAATTTAGCAACTATTGATATCATCATATTTCTGATTTATTTTGTGGTGGTAGCCGGTTACGGAATCTGGATTTATAACAAAAAAAAATCTGCAGCAACAGGCAGTAAAGATTATTTCCTTGCGGAAGGTTCACTCACTTGGTGGGCGATTGGAGCGAGTTTAATTGCTTCCAATATTTCAGCGGAACAGTTCATCGGGATGTCCGGCGAAGGATTTTTCGTGGGTGTAGCGGTGGCAGCTTATGAATGGATTGCTGCATTGGCGCTCATCATTATTGCCATTTGGTTCATTCCGATTTATCTTAAAAACAAAATCTACACGATGCCGCAATTCCTGGAAACCCGTTACAACAAATCGGTTTCCCTGATTATGGCGGTATTCTGGCTGTTTTTATATGTGATTGTCAACCTGACTTCCATTCTTTATTTGGGAGCTTTGGCGATTGATACATTACTTGGAGGCGACAACCTTCATATCATTATGATTGGACTGCTTCTAATGGCTTTGCTAATCGGTCTTGGCGGAATGAAAGTAATCGGCTACACCGACGTAATTCAGGTGGCGGTTTTGATTATCGGAGGTTTTGCTACCGTTTATATGGCGTTGCAAATTGTTGACCAGAGAATCAACGGAGCGGCTGTAGGAAATGCTTTGACAGGATTTCAGACATTGATGAATGAAGCGCCGCAACATTTCAAATTAATGCTGGAAAAACCGGTTAAAACAACAACGACTTTAGCAATGCCTGAAAATCTGGATGTTCAGAAATATGTTGTTCTTCCGGGCTTGGCGATGTATTTTGCAGGACAGTGGATTGTTAATTTAAATTATTGGGGTTGTAACCAGTACATCACGCAAAGAGCTCTGGGAGCTGATTTGAAAACAGCGAGAACGGGGATTTTATTCGCAGGGTTCCTTAAATTATTTATGCCGATTATTGTAATGCTTCCTGGAATTGCTGCCTATGTACTTTATCAAAAAGGACATTTGCCAGGATTTAATGGTGTGAAAGACGGCGCCTATTCTGCAATATTAGGATTTTTGCCGGTTGGTCTGAAGGGTCTTGCAGTAGCGGCTTTGACGGCAGCAATCGTAGCTTCACTGGCAGGGAAAGTAAACAGTATCTCAACGATTTTCACATTAGACATTTATAAAAAATATTTAAAGTCTGATGCAACGGAAATCCAGATGGTGAGAACCGGAAGATGGGCGATTATTATTGCGATGTTTGTTGCTTTGGCGTTTACTTGGACGGATGTTTTGGGAATCGGTGGTGAAGGTGGTTTTACTTTCATTCAGAAATATACAGGATTTATCAGTCCGGGCGTTTTTGCGATGTTCCTTTTAGGAATGTTCTGGAAAAGAACAACCGGAACTGCAGCTTTGGTAGGCGTAATTTTAGGATTCGTTCTGGCAATTTTCTTCAACAGTTTTGCTGTGGATATTTTCGGGAAAGAAACCTGGTTGTATACGGCTTTCACTTATGAAAAACTGGAAAATGGCGTAGTTCACACGATTACCGAAATTCCATTTTTGATTAATATGGGCTGGTCATTCTTCTTCACGGTTCTGACGATGGTTGGGATAAGTCTTGCAGGACCGAAAGTGAACCCGAAAGCATTTGCAATCGATGCATCAATGTTCAAAGTGGACAACAGAACATTGGTTTTAATTGTTGTAACGTTACTTTTACTGACTGCGCTTTATGTGAGATTCTGGTAAATTTTAAAATATTATAGAAAGGATGTCCCTTGAGGCATCCTTTTTATTTTTTATAATTTTGATTGTATTTTGAAAACCTATTTTCTTTTCATCGATACCGAAACTACAGGAATCCCGAAACGATGGAGTCTGCCTTATTCTGAGAAAGATAATTGGCCTTCCGCAGTTCAGGTGGCCTGGGTTATTTATGACGAAAATGCCCAGGAAATTAAACGTGAAAATTTTTATATTTTTAATGAGGATTTGAAAATCAGCTTGAAGTCATTGAAAATCCACGGTATTACCAAAGAATTCTTAAGTAAAAACGGACAGGAAAGAACATTGGTTTTAGAAAAGCTTTCAACGGATATAAAAGAATTTCAACCATTGATTACGGGACATTTTACAGAGTTTGATATTCACACACTGAGCGCCGATTTTTACAGGGCAAACCTGGAAAATCCTTTTCTGCAGAGTCATTTCTACTGCACAATGCTTAAAAGTAAAGAGTATGTTGTTAATCCGGAAGCTGACTATTTTAAACTGCCTCAGCTTTACGAGTTTCTTTTTAATGAAAAAATGGAACATCTCCACAATGCGATGATCGATGCAGAAATGACTGCAAAATGTTTTTTTGAAATCCGGAAACGCGGAGAGGTTTCAGAAACCGACTTTCAGAATATTCATCAGAAAATCGAATCCGGTTTAAAGTTTTTAACCCATAAAATGAAATAACTATGATGCAGGAAAAAATTATTTCACTTTTAAAAATAACAGAACCTTTTCATCTTTTACCCGAAACTGTTCTTGCAGAAATCTCAGAAACGTTCACAAGAACCGAGTTTTCCAAAGATACATTGGTCTATCGCCAGGAAGTGACGGAAATGAGAGGAGTAGACATTATTGAATCCGGAGAATACGAAACATTTTTTTTCGATGCAGCGGAAAATAAAAGATGTATTTCGATACACCATTCGCCTTATTGTTTTGGGGGAATATCTGTGGTTCTGAACAGAGTACGTGCATTGAAATCGGCGATTGCCAAAAAGGGGACAGTTGTTTATACATTACCGAAAAAGGAATTCTACGAGCTGTGTAACGCGTACGAAGACTTTTTCCATTATTTTACATCAGATTTTGGCAAAAAAATGCTGGATGAGGAATTTTCTCATTTCGTGAAAACGCCTGCAACGTTTGAAGAAAGTTATTTTGCCGCCGACCAGCTTTATTCCAGAAAAATAAAAGGAATTACCTACAAAAGTATTGTTTCCTGTGAAGAAAATACTCCTGTTTTTGAGGTGGCTCAAATGATGGCTACTCATAAAGTAAGCTGCATCTTTGTGAAAAAATCAGCAAGTGAGGAAATTATCGGCTATGCGACAGATATTACCTTGCGAGATAATGTTATCGCCCGCTGCCTGGATTCCAGAATTGCAATTTCTGAGGTGATGGATAATCCTATCGTAAGTATTTCCAGCGATGCCTATCTTTATGAAGCGGTTCTGATGATGTTTAAAACCAAATCAAGATATCTTCTCGTAAAAGATAATGGCGAATATGTAGGTTTTCTGAGCAGAAACCGTCTGTTGAGCGAGCAAGGGCAGAGTCCGCTTGTTTTTATACAATCGGTAAAACAGGCTGAAAGTGTAGAAGAACTTAAGAAAAAATGGAAGCAGGTTCCGGATATTATTACTCAATTGTTGGGAAGGGGAGTGCACGGTGAAATTGCCAGTCAGGTCATTACAACAATTGCTGATACAATAACAGGAAAAGTAATAGAAAAAGTTATCAGGCAGATAGGAAAACCACCTGCAAAATTTGCCTTCATCGTCACAGGAAGCGAGGGGAGAAAAGAACAAACGCTGAGTACTGACCAGGACAACGGCATTATCTATGAAGATAAAGCCAATGAACACCGTGAAATGGTAAGAGAATATTTTCTGGATTTTGCCAAAAAAGTTTCGGATGATCTCAATACCATTGGGTTTGAATACTGCAAAGGAAATTTTATGGCAAGCAATCCCAAATGGACCCATTCTCTTTCTCACTGGAAAAGAAATTACAACCAATGGATCGAAGAATCGGTGCCGGAAACCGCAATGAAGCTTTCCACTTTTTTCGATTTCCGTTTTATTTATGGTGAAGAAAGTATTGTGAAAGATTTGAAGAACTATATTAAGGAAAAATTAGCTTCGCCCAATCAGCTGTTTTTTGCTCATATTGCCAAAAATGCTCTACAGTACGAACCGCCTTTGACTTTTCTGAAAAGAATTAAAACCCAGACCATAGGGAAATCAGAGGTTTTCGATATCAAAACTGCGATGTCGCCAATTGTAGATTTGCTTCGGGTGTATGCGTTGAAAAACCAGTTGGAAATAGAGAATACCGGCGAACGAATGAAAAAGCTGACGGAAATAGGAGTTTTCACGCAACAGCAATACAATGAAATGCATCAGTCTTACTATTATCTGATGGCACTTCGGCTAAAAAATCAGGCGGACCAGATTAATATTGATAAAAAGCATCCTGATAATTATATCGAAATCAGTAAACTTACCAAAATAGAGCGTGTCACTTTAATCGAAATCTTTAAAACCATTGCCAATTTCCAGTTGGGAATCAAAGTGAAATTTACAGGAAGTTTTTAAGTTTAAATCTTAAACATAAACCCTTCCGCAATTTTCTTATTGTATTTTTCTTCATCGAAAGTGTAAAGAAAAGACCCTTTTTTAGACGAGCTCATATCTTTTCCTTCCGTTTTCACAAGAATATCCAGCGCATTGATTTTGCTGATGAAATTCCGCTTGTCATACTGTTCGTTGAAGATGGCTTCGTATAAAGTCTGCAGATCTTTCATCGTGAATTTTTCCGGCAGAAGCTCAAAACCGATAGGTCGTGTGGAAGCTCTTCTTCTCAGCCTCAGAACGGCATCTTTCACCATTTCATTATGGTCGAAAATTAAGGTCGGAAAATCCTGTAGGTCAAACCATTTTGCGCTATATTTTTCATTGATCTGAATATTTTTTTCAATATTAATCAGTGCATAATACGAAATCGACATAATTCTCGCCGTCGGTTCGCGGTCGATTTGAGTATAGGAATTGAGCTGTTCAAGATAAATATTTTCCAGTCCGGTAAGTGTGTTCAGGACACGCTGTGCCGCTTCATCAGAGGTTTCCTCGTCCCCGATAAAACCACCCATTAATGACCATTCTCCCATTTTCGGTTCAAAATTCCTTTGTACCAGAAGGATCTTGAGATTTTCACCATCGAACCCGAAAATAATGCAGTCAACAGCTACCAGATGTCGTGGAAAATGAGAATAGTCTTGTGTCATCGATTATAATTTTTATGCAAAGTTAATGCTTTTAGGCTTTGATTTTACAGTTGAAACCATATAAATGTATTTTATACACTTTATTTTGCTTTTTATTTTTAAAAAATCCAAATTTCATCATTTACCTTAATATTTTGGGAGCAATTAATAGCTCTGAAGCTTACATTTTATTCATCAAAAACATTAAAAACAGATGAACTCAATGTTAAAAATATGTTAAAATTAAGTTTCCTTTCATTTTAAATTTACTTGAAAACAAATGCCAAGGCTTAGTCTTAAAAATACGATAAGTTATTTATATAAATTACCAACATCTATATTGGATATTCCGTATTCATTTTTTATACAAGCAATTTCTTTGTATGGTTCTGATTATCGTGATTTTTCATAATCTTAATTTTTATGATAAGTCCTTGCTGTTTTCAGCTTTTTTCCAAGACTTTAAAATAGACTTTTTTTTGATTCCATCGGCTTATTCTGCAAAATTCTTTGTCATATTGATTCTTTCTTTTATTTTTAGAAATGTTGAATAGACATTTATTAATGAATAAAAAATCGCTGATAGTATTTTTAGGTTTAGGCACGCTTGCTTTTGGGCAGCTGAGCAAAACGGTCAGTTATTTTCCGCTGAATAAGGTTGCTTTGTCTGAAAGTGTTTTCAGCAGGGCGATGCAGACGGATAAGAACTACATTATGTCGATGGATGCCGACCGTTTACTGGCGCCCTATCTGAAAGAAGCAGGACTTAATCCTAAAAAAACAAATTATCCCAACTGGGAAAACACAGGATTGGATGGTCACATCGGCGGCCATTATATTTCAGCTTTGGCGTTGATGTACGCTTCTACAGGCGATGCCAAAGTAAAACAGCGCCTCGATTATATGATCGATGAGCTGGAGCGTTGCCAGAATCTTTCAGGAAACGGCTATATTTCCGGCATTCCGAATGGCAAAAAAATCTGGAAAGAAATCTCTGATGGCAATATCCGCGCATCGGCTTTCGGATTGAATGACCGTTGGGTTCCTTTATATAATATTCACAAAATATATTCAGGTTTACGAGATGCCTATTGGTATGCAGACAGCGAAAAGGCAAAGAAAATGCTCATCAAGCTTACCGATTGGATGGCTGATGAAGTTTCCGGACTTTCCGATGAGCAGATTCAGGAGATGCTGAGAAGCGAACACGGAGGACTGAACGAGGTTTTTGCCGATGTTTACGACATTACCAAAAATAAAAAGTATCTCAAGTTGGCGCATCGTTTTTCGCATCTGGCCATTTTAAATCCATTACTGATTCACGAAGATAAGCTGACAGGAATTCACGCCAATACCCAGATCCCGAAAGTAATTGGTTTCAAAAGAATTGCCGATTTGGAACATAATAAGGAGTGGAACAGTGCGGCAGATTTTTTCTGGGCTAATGTTACTCAAAAGCGTTCAGCAATTATCGGTGGAAACAGCGTCAGCGAACATTTCAATCCAACTACTGATTTCAGCGGAATGATTAAAAGCATTGAAGGTCCCGAAACCTGCAATACTTACAATATGCTGAAGCTGACCAAAGAACTTTTTGCCACAAACCAGAAGTCGTCTTATCTGGATTATTACGAAAGGGCTTTATACAATCATATTCTTTCCACTCAAAATCCTGAAAAAGGTGGTTTTGTGTATTTCACACCGATGCGTCCCGGTCATTACAGGGTGTATTCTCAGCCGGAAACCAGTTTCTGGTGTTGCGTTGGTTCGGGGATGGAAAATCACGCGAAGTATGGCGAAATGATTTATGCGCATTCGGATAATGATTTGTATGTCAATTTGTTTATTCCGTCTGTCTTAAAATGGTCTGAAAAGAAATTGGTGCTGAGACAGGAAAATAATTTTCCTCAGACCCCTTCCACAAAATTAATTTTTGATCTTACCCCAAAGTCCGAAATCAATTTAAAATTAAGAGTTCCGGAATGGACAAATGCTTCACAGATAAGCGTTTCCATCAATTCAAAAAATACCAATATTCCTGTCGATTCCGAAGGTTATATCAATATCAGCAGAAAATGGAAAAAAGGCGATGTCATCGAAATGAAAATGCCGATGCATCTTTCTGCGGAACAGCTTCCTGACAATTCAGATTATTATGCATTCAGATATGGACCCATCGTTTTGGCAGCCAAATATGGCAAAGAAAATCAGCAGGGATTGTTTGCCGATGACAGCCGTGGCGGACATATTGCACACGGACCACAGATTCCTCTGAATGATATTCCGACGATTTTAGGATCTTCGACAACTGTTTTGGATCATTTAAAGCCTGTTAGTGAAAAAGATTTAACATTTAAAATTAGCGGTCTTTATCCTCAGAATAAATTCAGCAACGGGTTGGAACTTGTTCCGTTTTATCAGGTTCAGGAAGAGCGTTACATCATCTATTTTCCTCAGGCAACTCAGGATAAAATCGAAATCATTCAGCAGAAAAAAGCTCAGGAAGAAGAAGCTGTCCGAAAACTAGACAATATCACAACAGACAAAATTCAGTTAGGCGAGCAACAGCCGGAGTCCGACCACTTTTTTGACAGCAAAGATGCTTACGATGGCTATATGGAAGACCGTCATTTCCGCGATGCTAAAGGCTGGTTCAGTTATCAAATGAGAAACAAGGATAAAAATGCAAAATATCTTTACCTTCTGTATTTCGATGCCAATAACAATCGTACATTGAATGCCGAAATCAACGGAATCAAAGTATTTTCAAAAGATTTTGAAGGAAAAATGGGAAGTTCACCACAAATATTGTTAATCCCAGTTCCCGAGTCGGAAAAGAATAAAGAAACGCTCACTGTAAAATTTATTTCAGGCGAAAAATCTCTGACTCCAAAAATTATTGAAGTGAGATTACTGAACGAATTACCAAAATAAAAACTAATATGTCAAATAATATTTTCACTAAAGTTTTAAGCTTATTGCTATGCTTTTTTCTCCTTTTTTCTGAGGCTAAAATCATACTTCCCGCATTGGTTTCAGACGGAATGGTTTTACAGCGCAACCAGAAATTGAACATTTGGGGAAAAGCCGATGCCAATGAAAAAGTAGAAGTGAAATTCCTCAACAAAAGCTACAAAACCACTGCAGACCAAAACGGTAACTGGAAAATCGTGCTTCCGGAGCAAAAAGCAGGCGGTCCATACACAATGACCATCAACGAAATTACTCTTAAAGATATTTTGATTGGCGACGTTTGGCTGGCTTCTGGACAGTCGAATATGGAATTGCCTATGCAAAGACTGACGCCATTGTATGCTAATGAAATTAAAAACGCAAATAATCAGAATATCAGGTTTTTTACGGTTCCTCAGAAATATAATTTCAAATCGGCACAAACTGAATTGGATGGTGGAAAATGGGAAGCGACAAATCCTCAAACCATTCTGAATTTCTCTGGTGTTGCCTATTTTTTTGCTAAAGATATCAGTGAAAAAAATAAAGTTCCGGTAGGAATTATTCATTCCAGTTTGGGAGGTTCTCCGATTCAGGCTTGGATGGATGAAAATTCTTTGAAAAAATATCCTGAATATCTGCAAGAAGCCAAAAAATGGCAGAACGATGATTTGATAAAATCCACAGAATCTTCAGAACAGGCGCTTAGCAAGGCTTGGTATGCGGAATTAGACCAAAGCGATATTGGGCTCAATCAACATTGGGAAAAATTTGATTTAAATGATTCTGATTGGAAAACGATGCAAATTCCTGGTTCTTGGGAAGACAAAGAAGGTTCTTTCGATGGTTCTGTTTGGTTTAGAAAAGAAATTATTTTAACAAAAAATCAGGCAGGAAAAGCAGCATTTTTGAATCTTGGAAGAATCAAAGACGCTGATGTAACCTACATCAACGGGACAAAAGTCGGAAACGTGACTTATGAATATCCTCCACGTTGGTACGACGTTCCAGCAGGAATTTTGAAGGAAGGTAAAAACGTCATTGCTGTGAGAGTTTCCAACGGAAGCGGAAAAGGACAGTTCATTGCCGATAAACCGTATTACCTTGAAATCGACGGACAAAAAATAGATTTAAAATCCGAATGGAAATATAAAATCGGGGCAAAGGTCGACAGAATGGCTCCCGGACAAACCTTTATACGTTGGAAACCGACGGGATTGTACAACGCGATGATTAATCCTTTAATTAATTATAATATAACGGGGGCAATCTGGTATCAAGGCGAAAGCAACACCGGAAAACCTAAAGAATATGGCGATTTATTAACCACGATGATTACAGACTGGAGAAACAAATTCAATAACAAGGAAATGCCATTCGTCACCGTTCAATTGGCTAATTTTATGGAGTCAAAAGCACAGCCGATAGAAAGTAACTGGGCGGAACTCAGAGATCAGCAGCGTAAAGTGTCATTACAAGTTCCGAATGCCGGACTTGCAGTAATCATCGACATCGGCGAGTGGAATGACATTCATCCGCTCGATAAAAAAACGGTGGGAGACAGGCTGGCTTTGCAGGCGATGAAATTGGCTTACGGAAAAAACATCATCGCGGACGGACCGGTTTATCAATCAATGAAAGTTGACGGAAATAAAATCGTTCTTACTTTCAAAAAAGGAACCGATGATTTTGCGCCAGTTTCAGAATTGAAAGGTTTTGCCATCAAAAATGCCGATGGAAACTGGTCTTGGGCAAAAGCAAAAATCGAAGGTAAAACAATTGTGGCTTGGAATGACTCGGTAACAAATCCTGTTGCAGTCCGTTACGACTGGGCAGACAATCCCGATGGAAACCTGAAAACCAAAACGGGACTTCCTGCATCGCCTTTTACAACGGAATAACTCAAGGCTTAAATTCCTTAATTTAAATAAACTTGTTTATTTCTAATTTATTTAAACATTAAGGATTTAATAATAAGTAAAAATTTTAAGAAATAACAAGTCAATTTTATTCAAGAAAACTTAAGCCTCTTAAATTCTTAATGTTTAAAAAATCTTTCATCTATCAGTCTATTATCTATTTATCTCAATAAAAAACAACCATAAACTATATGAACAATCCATCTCAGAAAATATCTGTCGTTGAAAAAATCGGCTACAGTTTGGGAGATTTAGCGGCCAATCTGGTTTTCCAGACTTTGGTGACTTACTTAGCTTATTTTTACACCGATATCTACGGATTAAAACCGGAAGACGCCTCCATCATTACTTTGATTGTCGGGCTCATTGCCGGTTTCGGGTTCAATCCGCTGGTCGGCGCTTTGGCAGACAGAACACGAACCAAATGGGGGAAATTCCGTCCGTGGATTTTATTTTCTGCTGTTCCGCTCGGTGCAGCAGCACTTTTTGCATTCAGTACACCCAATTTTTCGTATCAGGGAAAAATGGTTTATGCAGCAGTAACTTACACAATTTTATTACTCCTGTACGCAGCTAATAATTTACCTTACGCAGCACTGAGCGGAGTTATTACAGGCGATATGGGCGAACGAAACAGCATTTCCTCTTATCGTTTTGTAGCGGTGATGTTTGCCCAGTTTTTCGTACAGGTCTTTATGTTGCCAATAATTTTATCGGCAGGGAAAGGCGACAAAGCAGCCGGAATCGAAATTGTGATGACCTGGTTAGCAATTATCGGAACGATTATGTTGCTCATCACATTTTTCACCACCAAAGAAAGGGTCATTCCAAAACCGGAGCAGGAATCCTCTTTGGGAGCCGATTTAAAGGATTTGAAGAAAAATAAGCCGTGGATAATAATGTTGGTAGTTACAGCCTTGATTTTCATTACTTTGGCAATGAAAGGCGGTTCATACGTTTATTATTTCAACAACTACGTTGATGAAACTTCTTTGAAAAATTTCATTTCGCCGATTACCGCTTTTTTCAGTTCCATCGGAATGAATTTCTTCGGAGAAGACCCTCGTTCAGCTGGTTTCGGGCTGTTCAATGCCGGCGGAATCATTATGATGATTGTTGGGATTACCTTCTCAAAAAGATTTGCCGATAAATAC encodes:
- a CDS encoding MFS transporter is translated as MNNPSQKISVVEKIGYSLGDLAANLVFQTLVTYLAYFYTDIYGLKPEDASIITLIVGLIAGFGFNPLVGALADRTRTKWGKFRPWILFSAVPLGAAALFAFSTPNFSYQGKMVYAAVTYTILLLLYAANNLPYAALSGVITGDMGERNSISSYRFVAVMFAQFFVQVFMLPIILSAGKGDKAAGIEIVMTWLAIIGTIMLLITFFTTKERVIPKPEQESSLGADLKDLKKNKPWIIMLVVTALIFITLAMKGGSYVYYFNNYVDETSLKNFISPITAFFSSIGMNFFGEDPRSAGFGLFNAGGIIMMIVGITFSKRFADKYGKRDAFIASLFISTLFIVAFIFYPPKSVGLMFLSQILHGFFYGISTPLLWAMIADVADYSEWKNNRRATAIIFSAMMVGLKVGLSIGSSLVSSIIGHYGYISSEGTENVVQPESVANGAQMLVSIFPAIPFFAACGLLMFYEINKKMETQIEQELKERRKKED